In the Triticum aestivum cultivar Chinese Spring chromosome 2B, IWGSC CS RefSeq v2.1, whole genome shotgun sequence genome, GtaggcaatggtggacagtatgaaaaggaagagggctgtgagctaaccgcgacatggccggcgtagtgctctgcctccagaactatggagcaagtgttctcatcccatgaggcgccgctaaggtctctcagcttggacacttggatccatcgacttctccacttcctcaggtggttgtatACCTGGGTGGCAGACACCTCTTGCCCACGGAATTCGAACACCTGCTTCGCAAtggtgttcaagtgcacctccttgaaacCCTTGTCAGTCCTAATtccactagagatgagctcacacatcttgttcagcacgaacgtggacatgaacggctgccacttcatgttgttcgacctacCATCATTCTTTGCCTTTGCTTCTGCTAGCTTGattgcagcggcagcagcagcaggagttGACTCAACGAGCACTACAGGCACATAGAGGGAATCAAACTcgaacacctctgaatcaggtgccatctcGGACATAGGCTGCGAGTCCTCGACAAACAATGAAGCAAACTGGCTGTCGGACACGACAAAggcctgactaagatcttgcgtctgcgtggtcATGTCCTATAATCGTAGCACGCATTGACAGTGAGCATAGCACACAACATACCGGACAATCCATGAAAGCAGGAGCATATTCATCACTATCATAGTAAGCACATGCTTCATCACTATCATACTAAGCATACCAGACAATCTATGAGCAGGAACATACATCTacaacaaacaacatgctacaaatggACAACCAATAGATACAAATAAGATCTAAGCATGattcaacacaagcacaaggttcaacttcaaactctactactaatctagcctaccacatgcttgaacatctagccctACCACAAATTGCAACCGCAACATAGCAACCAGTCATATCAGCTCACAGATCAAaccactaatcaaccatgcatctagatcaaaccctagctgcagctcagatctagctagaaggaacagaGAAAAAGGGGAATTGAACTCATAGAGGCCATGGCTGCAGCTTGAGGACGAGGGGGGACGGTCGTGGAAGATGAACGCCGGCCGATGAAGGAACTCCGACACCGTGGACCGCTGACCGATGAAGATGCGTCGCGTACCTACTCGTCGGTGCCGATGCGCGTCGGCAGGAAAGCTCAAACATAGGGAGAATGGTGGCGGGAGttggggcggtgagggaggggctaaataggggtggactcggcgggaggtgagccgaaatcctcccCCGATTTTTCGGCGACGCGGGCGAGTTCGCGCCATCTCCCCTGCCTCGCCCGAGCCAGGCTCGCGGGCTACTGCCGATTCGTGTGTTTCCCCTGGGCCTGGCCTGGATGTACTTTAAGTTTCGTGCGATGCGGACCGCACAGTGAACACAGGAAATCAAACGGGCCAAATTCTTTCCGCGCGGGCCAGGTTGGGcctaatgcgggcaaccaaacacacccCTAAAGAATTAGCACTTCCTGGCCGAACCAAAATGGCCGGTCTAgcgttttctctttctttttccttAGGATCCAATCGCATCTTGTTGTTTTCCGCTGCTCCGTGCTGAATCtttcggaagaaaaataaaatcaaGCGTGTACGGTTCCATCGTCTgtgaagaaaaaaaaatcaagcGTGTACCTACATCGTCCGTACAAACTGTGCATGCACCTGGCCCTATTAGTAAGCACACTAAGCCAACAAAGTTCCATCTTTCCCCGTCTTTTCAGAAAGAGAAAAAGGGCCCGTCCAAGACGGACACGCACAACACACAGAGGGAAAATCAAACAAAGATAATCCATCCAAAGGAAAAATGAAAAAGAGAAGACCTTTTTCCCGTGTTGCGGCGCGCGCGGGGGAAGTGGTCCGCCTCCTCCCAGCTTGGCAGCTTCCTCGCGTCGCAACGGTCGCATGTGGATCGTCATCTCGGTCGCTGGTCTGGTCGCTGGTCGCATGTGGCATGTGGTGGGTGGGGTGGCGGCTGCGTAGGGGCGCGGGGCAGCCATCCAGTTCCAGTCCGACATGTCATATTAGAgcagccggacttggcaaattcGGGCCCTCAAATACCCGCGGACGCATCCGGATGCGTGCGTGGACAGTGACGGGACACTTCTTAAATCGCATCGTCCACATCCGTATTTTTTATCTGAACTGCTATATTCATACTGTATCATGCAACTTGCGACGCTACGTAGATCAGCTCCGAACATAGAAATAGCACAATAGTTCACATAAACAACGGACAACCTTATACTACATCAAAAACTTAAAACTAAAATCAACTTCACCACTTCCGTCGGTGGCTGGTGGAGGATCGGTTGATTCCTCGGAGGAGGAGCCttggtcgtcgtcggaggaggagtcgacgatgacgaggcccttgaggCGCTGGACGGCCCGGTCCTGCTAGCGCCTGAGCTTGGCCAGCTGAGCCGCCTCCTTTGCCTTCTCCAACGCCTCCCGCTCGGACTGCTCGATGGCAAGCCGAAAAGCCTTGGCGTTCTTCTGGCGGAGCCGGCGAGCGTCCGTCTCCGCCGTCGTAAGCGACCGGCGGTAGACCCACATGAGGAGCCGCTGGTCCTCGTCGGGCCCCGCCGGTAATCCACGTCGGCGGAAGACAAAGCTCTCCATGGCCTCCCTCTCCCTTGCCAGCTGCCTCTCGCGGCGGGCGGCGCACACCTCCGACTCCGGCGTGCGTGTCCAGCCGGCGCAGGCACAAAGCACCCACTGCTGCCCATGAGGGGGAGCAACAGCCGAcggggcgaggggacggcgtgGGGAAGCAGCAGTCGGCGGGGTGAGGGGACGGCGTAGGGGATGCGCCGATTGCgctgactgttggaaatattctctagaggcaataataaattagttattattattatattttcttgttcataataatcgtttattatccatgctataattttattgataggaaactcagatacatgtgtgggtacatagacaacaccatgtccctagtaagcctctagttgactagctcgttgatcaatacatggttacggtttcctggccatggacattggatgccgttgataacgggatcacatcattacgagaatgatgtgatggacaagacccaatcctaagcctagcacaaagatcgtgtagttcgtatgctaaagcttttctaatgtcaagtatcatttccttagaccatgagattgtgcaactcccggataccgtagggatgctttgggtgtaccaaacgtcacaacgtaactgggtggctataaatgtacactacgggtatctccgaaagtgtctgttgggttgtcacgaatcgagactgggatttgtcactctgtgtgacggagaggtatctctgggcccactcggtaggacatcatcatatgtgcaatatgaccaaggagttgatcacgggatgatgtgttacggaacgagtaaagagacttgtcggtaacgagattgaacaaggtat is a window encoding:
- the LOC123039341 gene encoding uncharacterized protein, yielding MTTQTQDLSQAFVVSDSQFASLFVEDSQPMSEMAPDSEVFEFDSLYVPVVLVESTPAAAAAAIKLAEAKAKNDGRTDKGFKEVHLNTIAKQVFEFRGQEVSATQVYNHLRKWRSRWIQVSKLRDLSGASWDENTCSIVLEAEHYAGHVADHPRDAEFLNTPIQNYNQMQHIFSFGLATGKHAMGSGEPIGSPMPEFPGTPDVEVLDGPDKPIAKPFDKPFNHVHDRKRKR